A window of the Lolium perenne isolate Kyuss_39 chromosome 7, Kyuss_2.0, whole genome shotgun sequence genome harbors these coding sequences:
- the LOC127317837 gene encoding uncharacterized protein — MEVEAARCECCGFTEECTPEYIAAVRAEYLGRWVCGLCAEAVGDEVRRAGSGTITTAEALDRHGRFAREAPRAPGKAAEELVAAVSRLLRRCLDSPPASPAAPRGQKVAAGTRCPDADDA, encoded by the coding sequence ATGGAGGTGGAGGCCGCCAGGTGCGAGTGCTGCGGCTTCACGGAGGAGTGCACGCCCGAGTACATCGCCGCGGTGCGGGCCGAGTACCTCGGCCGCTGGGTCTGCGGCCTCTGCGCGGAGGCGGTGGGCGATGAGGTCCGTCGCGCGGGCTCCGGCACCATCACCACCGCCGAGGCGCTCGACCGGCACGGCAGGTTCGCGCGCGAGGCGCCGCGGGCGCCAGGGAAGGCCGCGGAGGAGCTCGTGGCCGCCGTGTCGCGCCTGCTCCGGCGCTGCCTCGACTCACCGCCGGCGTCTCCGGCAGCACCGCGGGGCCAGAAGGTCGCGGCGGGGACCCGGTGCCCGGACGCGGACGATGCATGA